Proteins encoded in a region of the Acidobacteriota bacterium genome:
- a CDS encoding protein kinase: MSPDRWEKINEIFNNALELPSAERESYIIRECGDDAELLAEVRSLLGAESQAGEFINQPAVSGIFSGSADELPQTLAGIEFGHFKIERCIGSGGMGDVYLATDTRLNRPTAIKTLPRVLARDPAFVKRFHNEALAAANLNHPNVATIYAVEDIDGRPIITMEYVDGKRLDEVTPEAGLDIRTFLDWFTCISDALAQAHERGIIHRDIKPGNILVSNSGTPKVLDFGLAQFDERLRAGSPDDHSLTQPGQVIGTPAYMSPEQAEGKEVDFRSDIFSLGIVMYQALTGKRPFAGDSHAEIVSNLLKSEPQSIATIRPEIPDPIVRLIDKCLSKSRRSRPRSMKEVNAILTDIWHTYTRGGSGSSLRRLYREFSVGSYRWMIGAAAIVLLGAVSGWYYFSQPSAGAINFANMVPRKLSQSNNVVYAHITPDGRSVVYNTIEENEQRAMYIRQVDDRNSLPLMPPDLVWYWGGLAISPDSTQIYFITAGRLDTHGTLYRISTLGGQPRKLMETVNDLGSLSADGERVLIIRYGETIQLISANAIDGGDERVLHETPKSTILRDPHFSADGRFIFLSKVENVGNAESWSLVRIPAEGGAETVVMQPRRTKINEIAVLPNGEGLLVNQGDAVSNLNQLFHVRISDGLETRVTNDLNSYFGISLSSNGRSVVTAQRSQSNDIWAGAADAPNELTKLTREATAYMRTSWTPDGKLVFDGLENNVPKIWESSLDGKEPVRLTSGTAGEWEPMVSPDGRYIFFVSDRSGERKIWRMNADGRDQVMIGPEDGTGLNPRRSADGRSVVFNVNRGEDKFVGIAPIEGGPVTLQPPFGNTYWEISPAGDRIAVAEYEEATNTGSIVIRPLGSRDEEMRLEVSPLLVFTWSHDGKSFFYRERSGSEDSASTIWNIDLATKRVRPYLSTKPDSVHHVSISPDGKRIAVVRGRLLTDAVLLTTREQK; encoded by the coding sequence ATGTCCCCCGATCGCTGGGAAAAGATAAACGAGATATTCAATAACGCGCTCGAACTGCCGTCCGCGGAGCGGGAGTCCTACATTATCCGTGAGTGCGGTGATGATGCGGAACTCCTAGCCGAGGTCCGCTCGCTCCTCGGGGCCGAGTCGCAGGCCGGCGAATTCATCAACCAACCGGCCGTCTCCGGTATATTTTCCGGCTCGGCCGATGAACTGCCGCAAACACTAGCTGGGATCGAATTCGGACATTTCAAGATCGAGCGATGCATCGGCTCCGGCGGTATGGGCGATGTTTATCTTGCGACCGATACGCGGCTCAACCGCCCGACTGCGATCAAAACACTTCCCCGCGTTCTTGCCCGTGACCCCGCATTCGTAAAGCGTTTTCACAACGAGGCTCTTGCGGCAGCAAACCTCAATCACCCGAACGTTGCGACCATCTATGCGGTCGAGGACATCGATGGCCGTCCGATCATCACGATGGAATACGTTGACGGCAAGCGGCTTGATGAGGTCACGCCCGAAGCCGGCCTCGATATCCGAACGTTCCTCGATTGGTTCACCTGCATTTCGGATGCACTGGCTCAGGCACACGAACGCGGCATAATCCACCGCGACATAAAGCCGGGGAATATTCTAGTTTCCAACTCGGGAACGCCGAAAGTCCTAGACTTCGGCCTTGCCCAGTTCGATGAACGCCTTCGTGCCGGTTCGCCGGACGACCATAGCCTGACGCAGCCCGGGCAGGTCATCGGTACACCGGCCTATATGTCGCCCGAACAGGCCGAAGGGAAAGAGGTCGACTTCCGCAGCGATATCTTCAGCCTCGGCATCGTGATGTATCAGGCATTGACCGGCAAGCGGCCGTTCGCCGGCGACAGCCACGCTGAGATCGTCAGCAATCTCCTGAAGTCCGAGCCGCAATCGATCGCTACGATTCGACCAGAGATACCCGACCCGATCGTCCGCCTTATCGACAAATGCCTCTCCAAATCGCGCCGAAGCCGGCCGCGTTCGATGAAAGAGGTCAACGCGATCCTGACCGACATTTGGCATACATACACACGCGGCGGCTCGGGCAGCTCGCTTCGGCGGCTTTATCGCGAGTTCTCGGTCGGTTCATATCGTTGGATGATCGGGGCCGCGGCGATCGTACTGCTCGGAGCCGTTTCGGGTTGGTATTATTTCTCGCAGCCTAGTGCTGGGGCGATCAATTTCGCGAACATGGTCCCGCGGAAACTCTCGCAGTCAAACAATGTCGTTTATGCTCACATCACGCCGGACGGGCGTTCCGTCGTTTACAACACGATCGAAGAAAACGAGCAGCGTGCGATGTATATCCGGCAGGTCGATGATCGCAATTCGCTCCCGCTAATGCCGCCGGACCTCGTTTGGTATTGGGGCGGACTCGCCATTTCACCGGACAGCACGCAGATATATTTCATCACCGCCGGCCGGCTTGATACGCACGGCACGCTTTACCGCATCTCCACGCTCGGCGGCCAGCCAAGAAAGCTGATGGAAACCGTCAACGACCTCGGATCGCTCTCGGCAGATGGCGAACGGGTTTTGATAATCCGCTATGGCGAAACCATTCAGCTCATCTCGGCAAATGCCATCGATGGCGGCGATGAACGCGTTCTCCACGAAACGCCGAAAAGCACTATCCTGCGCGACCCGCACTTCTCGGCCGATGGACGCTTCATCTTTTTGAGCAAGGTCGAAAATGTTGGAAATGCCGAGAGTTGGTCGTTGGTGCGCATTCCGGCTGAGGGCGGGGCAGAGACCGTTGTGATGCAGCCCCGCCGTACAAAGATCAATGAGATCGCTGTACTGCCAAACGGCGAAGGCCTGCTCGTTAACCAAGGTGATGCCGTCTCAAATCTCAACCAGCTTTTCCACGTTCGCATCAGCGACGGGCTCGAGACCCGCGTCACAAATGACCTGAATTCCTATTTCGGCATCAGCCTTAGCTCGAACGGCCGGTCGGTCGTGACGGCCCAGCGAAGCCAATCAAATGACATCTGGGCCGGAGCTGCCGATGCTCCGAACGAGCTAACGAAGCTCACCCGCGAGGCGACCGCCTATATGCGAACCTCGTGGACGCCGGATGGAAAACTCGTCTTCGATGGCCTTGAAAATAACGTCCCAAAGATCTGGGAGTCTTCGCTCGACGGCAAAGAGCCTGTACGGCTGACATCCGGCACGGCCGGTGAGTGGGAACCGATGGTCTCACCCGATGGCCGTTACATATTCTTTGTCTCAGACCGCAGCGGCGAGCGAAAGATCTGGCGAATGAACGCCGATGGCCGCGACCAGGTAATGATCGGCCCCGAGGACGGCACGGGGCTAAATCCTCGCCGGTCGGCGGACGGCCGCAGTGTCGTGTTCAACGTGAACCGAGGCGAGGACAAGTTCGTCGGAATCGCTCCGATCGAAGGTGGACCGGTAACCCTTCAGCCGCCCTTTGGAAACACATATTGGGAAATATCCCCGGCCGGCGACCGGATCGCGGTTGCTGAATACGAGGAAGCTACAAACACAGGAAGCATCGTCATCCGGCCGCTCGGATCCCGCGACGAGGAGATGAGGCTGGAGGTTTCGCCTCTACTGGTCTTTACTTGGTCGCACGACGGAAAGAGCTTTTTCTATCGTGAAAGGAGTGGCAGCGAGGACTCGGCCTCGACGATCTGGAACATCGACCTTGCGACAAAGCGTGTCCGGCCGTATCTCTCGACCAAACCGGATTCTGTGCATCACGTGTCGATCTCTCCGGATGGCAAGCGGATCGCGGTCGTCCGCGGCAGGCTGCTCACTGATGCTGTGCTCCTCACGACCCGCGAACAAAAATAA
- a CDS encoding sigma-70 family RNA polymerase sigma factor, whose product MSTKDSPEITQLLLAWREGDDGALEQLMPAVYQELRRLARNYMRRQNPDHTLQTTALVNEAFLRLVDSNRVNWQDRNHFFAISAQLMRRVLVDSARKRNSLKRGGDQIMVTLDDRAEVAIAKHEDMIALDEALERLAKLSPRQAQIVEMKYFAGLTEEQVAETLDLSTRTVRRDWNLARAWLYRELKGSA is encoded by the coding sequence ATGAGCACGAAAGATTCGCCTGAAATAACCCAATTGCTGCTCGCCTGGCGTGAGGGCGATGACGGTGCGCTTGAGCAGTTGATGCCGGCCGTTTATCAGGAACTCCGCCGACTTGCCCGCAACTACATGCGGCGGCAGAATCCCGACCACACATTGCAGACGACCGCTCTCGTCAATGAGGCGTTTTTAAGGCTTGTCGATTCGAACCGGGTGAATTGGCAGGACCGGAATCATTTCTTTGCGATCTCCGCACAGCTTATGCGGCGCGTTCTCGTCGATTCCGCCCGCAAGCGAAACAGCCTTAAGCGTGGCGGCGACCAGATAATGGTGACGCTCGATGATCGTGCCGAGGTCGCGATCGCAAAACATGAGGACATGATCGCCCTCGACGAGGCTCTTGAACGGCTTGCAAAGCTCAGCCCGCGTCAGGCCCAGATAGTTGAAATGAAGTATTTCGCCGGGCTTACTGAGGAACAGGTCGCCGAAACGCTCGATCTTTCTACCCGAACGGTTCGCCGCGATTGGAACCTTGCCCGTGCTTGGCTCTACCGCGAACTCAAGGGCTCTGCCTAA
- a CDS encoding diiron oxygenase — protein sequence MLDAITTRTNKGTLPKYDYRETIVASRRVNWAIEDIIGGDKKLDFSKRFMPESLARVDGLGFMNEDEKRVLNQIRGHAYLSIFGLVEEFILPFVLDHVRPSLDKDDYRVRAFLQFATEEAKHIQLFKRFSREFQENFGTECKVIGPAAEVAKAVLSHGPLGVALVILHIEWMTQRHYLDSIKNDQDLDAQFKSLLKHHWLEEAQHAKLDTMMIEALASGMTEAEIKTGVADYLDIGGFLDNGLRQQTLFDLEAFEAATGRTLTETEREEFIAVQHQANRWTYLGTGMSHPKFLETVGALDPAEREKLEEVVPAFC from the coding sequence ATGTTAGACGCAATTACAACCAGAACGAATAAAGGCACGCTGCCGAAATATGATTACCGCGAAACGATCGTCGCCTCGCGGCGGGTGAACTGGGCGATCGAGGACATCATCGGCGGCGATAAGAAGCTCGACTTCAGCAAGCGGTTCATGCCCGAATCGCTCGCTCGAGTCGATGGGCTTGGTTTTATGAACGAAGACGAAAAGCGAGTGCTGAACCAGATACGCGGCCACGCATATCTGTCGATCTTCGGGCTCGTTGAGGAGTTCATCCTGCCGTTCGTGCTCGACCACGTAAGGCCGTCGCTCGATAAGGACGACTATCGGGTCCGGGCATTCCTGCAGTTCGCCACAGAAGAGGCGAAGCACATTCAGCTTTTCAAGCGGTTCAGCCGCGAGTTTCAAGAGAACTTTGGCACCGAGTGCAAGGTGATCGGACCGGCAGCCGAAGTGGCTAAAGCCGTTCTTTCGCACGGGCCGCTCGGCGTGGCCCTTGTGATCCTCCACATCGAATGGATGACGCAGCGGCATTACCTGGACAGCATCAAGAACGACCAGGATCTCGATGCGCAGTTCAAGAGCCTGCTCAAGCATCACTGGCTCGAGGAAGCGCAGCACGCGAAGCTCGACACGATGATGATCGAGGCTCTTGCGTCGGGAATGACCGAAGCCGAGATCAAGACGGGCGTCGCGGACTACCTCGACATCGGCGGTTTTCTCGACAACGGCCTCAGGCAGCAGACGCTGTTTGACCTTGAGGCTTTCGAGGCGGCAACGGGCCGTACGCTGACCGAAACGGAACGCGAGGAGTTCATCGCTGTCCAGCATCAGGCAAATCGCTGGACGTATCTCGGCACCGGGATGTCGCACCCTAAGTTTCTCGAAACGGTCGGAGCCCTTGACCCGGCCGAGCGGGAAAAGCTCGAAGAAGTAGTTCCGGCATTTTGCTAA
- a CDS encoding OsmC family protein has protein sequence MQTAQKEQKIVNGVNVTELFETIDAIGGNKEIAKFNFRAKNKWINGGQNETVVNDYDGACQTFRRDTPFVFRKDEPAILLGTDTGANPVEYVLAALAGCLTTSLVYHAAAKGIKVDEVESTYSGNLDLRGFLGMDPNVRNGYSDIKIEFRVKGDATDEQLEELVRVAERRSPVYDVVSKSVPVTVTVAR, from the coding sequence ATGCAGACAGCACAGAAAGAACAGAAGATAGTTAACGGCGTCAACGTGACGGAGCTTTTCGAGACGATCGATGCCATCGGTGGAAACAAAGAGATCGCCAAATTCAATTTCCGGGCGAAGAACAAATGGATCAACGGCGGCCAGAACGAGACGGTCGTAAACGACTATGACGGAGCTTGCCAGACGTTCCGCCGCGACACGCCGTTCGTTTTCCGGAAAGATGAACCCGCGATCCTGCTCGGCACCGATACCGGAGCGAACCCGGTCGAGTATGTACTCGCCGCGCTCGCCGGTTGCTTGACGACCAGCCTCGTTTACCACGCGGCGGCGAAAGGCATCAAGGTCGATGAGGTCGAATCAACCTACTCGGGCAACCTCGACCTCCGCGGATTTCTCGGTATGGACCCGAACGTCCGGAACGGATATAGCGACATCAAGATCGAGTTTCGGGTCAAAGGTGATGCGACCGACGAGCAGCTCGAGGAGCTTGTCCGCGTGGCGGAGCGGCGATCGCCGGTCTATGACGTCGTCTCAAAAAGCGTTCCGGTGACGGTTACGGTCGCTCGGTAA
- a CDS encoding GTPase domain-containing protein, protein MTFINYASREINCKIVYYGPGLCGKTTNLQYIYDSTAPQAKGKLISLATETDRTLFFDFMPLELGTVRGFKTRFHLYTVPGQVYYDASRKLILKGVDGVVFVADSQEERMDANVESLYNLEENLQTQGYDLMQLPYVLQLNKRDLPGAVPVEDLTYELQKKGEPVYEAVAPVGTGVFDTLKAVAKQVLTELRKT, encoded by the coding sequence ATGACCTTTATCAACTACGCATCGCGAGAAATAAATTGCAAGATCGTTTACTACGGGCCGGGCCTTTGCGGCAAGACGACGAATCTACAGTACATTTACGACTCAACGGCACCACAGGCAAAAGGAAAGCTGATCAGCCTTGCGACCGAGACGGACCGCACGCTTTTCTTTGACTTTATGCCGCTCGAGCTCGGAACGGTCCGCGGCTTTAAGACGCGTTTTCACCTATATACCGTCCCTGGCCAGGTCTATTACGACGCCTCCCGAAAGCTCATCCTCAAAGGCGTTGACGGCGTTGTCTTTGTCGCCGATAGCCAGGAAGAGCGTATGGACGCAAACGTTGAATCGCTCTATAACCTGGAAGAAAATTTGCAGACGCAAGGCTATGACCTGATGCAGTTGCCATACGTGCTGCAGCTAAACAAACGCGACCTTCCCGGAGCGGTGCCGGTCGAGGACCTGACCTATGAGCTCCAGAAAAAGGGCGAACCCGTATATGAAGCAGTGGCGCCCGTCGGAACCGGCGTTTTCGATACCCTAAAGGCCGTCGCCAAGCAGGTGCTTACCGAGCTCCGCAAAACCTAA
- a CDS encoding roadblock/LC7 domain-containing protein: protein MAHSPFILQEQEFQKLKTVLARLCVECVARVVFLVDRDGQTIAFNGDIGDMDTTSFASLAAGNVAATNSMAKLIGEDGFPAVFHEGERESIFISVIGRSLLVVVFDERSTLGLVKLRTKRASYEVAAILEEAASQSQAFAASSASAFADITDEDIDSLFS from the coding sequence ATGGCCCATTCGCCCTTTATCCTGCAGGAACAAGAGTTTCAGAAACTGAAGACAGTGCTCGCACGCTTGTGTGTCGAGTGCGTCGCCCGCGTTGTTTTCCTCGTTGACCGGGATGGCCAGACCATCGCGTTCAATGGCGATATCGGCGATATGGACACGACCAGCTTTGCCTCGCTCGCCGCCGGCAACGTCGCCGCGACCAACAGCATGGCAAAGCTCATCGGCGAGGACGGTTTCCCTGCCGTGTTTCACGAAGGTGAACGCGAGAGCATATTTATAAGCGTCATCGGACGCAGCCTTCTCGTTGTGGTCTTCGATGAGCGTTCGACCCTCGGCCTTGTAAAACTAAGAACAAAACGCGCCAGCTACGAGGTGGCGGCGATCCTTGAAGAAGCAGCAAGTCAATCTCAGGCCTTCGCAGCAAGCAGTGCTTCGGCATTTGCCGACATCACGGACGAAGATATCGATAGCCTTTTCAGCTAG
- the yvcK gene encoding uridine diphosphate-N-acetylglucosamine-binding protein YvcK, which translates to MIHEFDRNAGIVAIGGGNGLSTLLSGLKAFAANKGDVAGPVGELSAIVAVSDDGGSSGRLRDELDMPPPGDIRNCLVALSEDSHLLSQLFRHRFSGEGELAGHNFGNLFLAALSEVTGDFSEAVRLSAEILATKGHLYPATSTNVRIAARTIDGETIKGETKIGKCGKKIERLFLEPAECEPLPAALDAIKKADLITVGPGSLYTSIMPPLLVPGIRRAMIESDAVKVFICNLMTQPGETDGMTGRRHLEVVKEHIPELQFDFLIVNDRVVSERQAELYLREGAQQIGVHGSMNEEEIEGAAVIKRDLLDSGEKVRHDPAKLARTVLGCLRSEQNRMILNSETPEIGTVA; encoded by the coding sequence ATGATACACGAATTTGACCGAAATGCTGGGATCGTAGCTATCGGTGGCGGCAATGGGCTCTCAACTCTTTTGTCCGGCCTCAAGGCGTTTGCTGCCAATAAAGGCGATGTTGCCGGGCCGGTTGGCGAGCTCTCGGCGATCGTTGCGGTCTCGGACGATGGCGGGAGTTCGGGACGGCTTCGCGATGAACTGGATATGCCACCGCCGGGCGATATCCGTAATTGCCTGGTCGCACTTTCCGAGGATTCGCATCTGCTTTCTCAGCTTTTTCGGCACCGGTTCAGCGGGGAAGGCGAACTCGCCGGCCATAATTTCGGCAACTTGTTCCTTGCAGCTCTTTCTGAGGTGACGGGCGATTTTTCAGAAGCGGTTCGGCTTTCGGCAGAGATCCTTGCGACGAAAGGCCACCTCTATCCGGCGACGAGCACCAATGTCCGCATTGCCGCCAGGACGATCGATGGCGAAACGATCAAAGGCGAAACTAAGATCGGAAAATGCGGGAAGAAGATCGAGCGGCTCTTTCTAGAACCGGCCGAGTGCGAACCGCTTCCCGCGGCTCTAGACGCGATCAAGAAAGCGGACCTGATCACCGTCGGGCCGGGCTCGCTTTACACAAGCATTATGCCGCCGCTGCTGGTTCCGGGTATCCGGCGGGCAATGATCGAATCTGACGCCGTAAAGGTCTTTATTTGCAATCTGATGACACAGCCCGGCGAAACAGACGGCATGACCGGCCGCAGGCATCTGGAGGTTGTTAAAGAGCATATCCCGGAACTTCAATTCGATTTCCTGATCGTAAACGACCGCGTGGTCTCCGAACGGCAGGCTGAGCTTTATCTTCGCGAAGGTGCCCAGCAGATCGGCGTACATGGTTCGATGAACGAAGAAGAGATCGAAGGTGCGGCCGTTATCAAGCGAGATCTGCTTGATTCGGGCGAAAAGGTCAGGCACGACCCCGCGAAGCTTGCGCGGACAGTTCTTGGTTGCCTCCGGAGCGAGCAAAACCGTATGATCCTTAACTCCGAAACCCCGGAGATCGGCACTGTTGCGTGA
- the glmU gene encoding bifunctional UDP-N-acetylglucosamine diphosphorylase/glucosamine-1-phosphate N-acetyltransferase GlmU has product MQNESPGNKPIDVLILAAGLGTRMRSSIAKVLHKLGETPLINHVCRSAAALGPEKIYVVVGHQADDVKKAVLEEIDEDRVEFVTQKEQLGTGDAVNAAREHFTDRDSTLLILSGDVPLIRHETLASLVQYHHNHRGRGATATLLTVKLKDPTGYGRVVRSNEGLFDRIVEQKDASNVELEINEINAGIYCFDSRKLFAALAEVKNDNAQGEYYLTDVPAMLLEAGEDVSVYSHGDHKEIEGVNNRAQLAEMERVLRRRTVQRLMLDSGVTFIDPKSAYISERAKFGRDTIVYPNVTIEGTTEIGDGCTIRQGTRLTNARVGHGVEILDNCVVVDSEIGNDCTVGPMAHLRGNALMMEGAKVGNFVEMKKTRLGRGSKANHLTYLGDATIGDKTNIGAGTITCNFDGKNKHETHIGNDVKIGSDTMLVAPVKVGDGAATGAGSVVTKDVEPNKLAVGAPARAIKTLKTDDAS; this is encoded by the coding sequence ATGCAAAACGAATCACCGGGAAACAAGCCGATAGACGTTCTTATCCTCGCCGCCGGGCTTGGAACGCGAATGCGTTCGAGCATTGCAAAGGTATTGCATAAGCTTGGCGAAACCCCGCTAATTAATCACGTTTGCCGCTCGGCCGCCGCTCTCGGGCCGGAAAAGATATATGTCGTTGTCGGGCATCAGGCAGATGACGTTAAGAAAGCTGTGCTTGAGGAGATCGACGAAGACAGGGTCGAGTTTGTCACTCAAAAAGAGCAACTCGGGACTGGCGACGCGGTCAATGCGGCCCGCGAGCACTTCACCGATCGCGATTCGACGCTTCTGATCCTTTCGGGCGACGTTCCGCTCATCCGGCACGAAACGCTCGCATCTCTCGTTCAGTATCATCACAATCACCGCGGACGCGGGGCCACAGCGACCCTTTTGACCGTCAAGCTTAAAGACCCGACCGGCTACGGGCGCGTTGTACGCTCGAACGAAGGGCTCTTCGACCGGATAGTCGAGCAGAAGGATGCTTCGAACGTTGAGCTTGAGATCAATGAGATCAATGCCGGGATCTATTGCTTTGATTCGCGAAAGCTCTTTGCGGCCCTGGCGGAGGTCAAGAACGACAACGCGCAAGGCGAGTATTATTTGACCGACGTTCCGGCGATGCTGCTCGAGGCTGGCGAGGACGTTTCGGTTTACAGCCACGGCGATCATAAGGAGATCGAGGGTGTTAATAACCGAGCCCAGCTTGCCGAAATGGAGCGTGTGCTCAGGCGGCGGACGGTCCAGCGGCTGATGCTTGACAGCGGCGTCACGTTCATCGACCCGAAAAGCGCTTATATCAGCGAGCGGGCGAAATTTGGGCGGGACACGATCGTTTATCCGAACGTTACGATCGAAGGCACCACGGAGATCGGCGACGGATGCACGATCCGCCAGGGCACACGCCTGACCAACGCGCGGGTCGGCCACGGCGTCGAAATACTTGATAACTGCGTGGTGGTGGATTCCGAGATCGGAAATGATTGCACGGTCGGCCCGATGGCCCATCTTCGCGGAAACGCCCTGATGATGGAAGGAGCAAAGGTGGGCAATTTTGTCGAGATGAAAAAGACCCGGCTCGGCCGCGGCTCGAAGGCGAACCACCTGACATATCTCGGCGATGCAACCATCGGCGACAAGACGAACATCGGAGCCGGGACGATCACGTGCAACTTTGACGGCAAGAACAAGCACGAAACTCACATCGGCAACGACGTAAAGATCGGCTCGGACACAATGCTCGTCGCCCCGGTAAAGGTCGGCGACGGCGCCGCAACCGGAGCTGGAAGTGTTGTGACGAAAGATGTCGAGCCGAACAAGCTCGCAGTTGGGGCTCCGGCGCGAGCTATTAAGACGCTCAAGACCGACGACGCTTCGTAA
- the glmS gene encoding glutamine--fructose-6-phosphate transaminase (isomerizing), with product MCGIVGYVGNKQVVPLIIDGLRKLEYRGYDSAGIAVVDEGGHLELRRAEGKLRNLEEAIRLSPLDGTYGIGHTRWATHGRPTEENAHPHRDQSGKVVVVHNGIIENYLALKERLAAEGHDFKTETDTEVVAHLIGHYIDKEGLSLELAVRRAVAELRGIFALSIISVDEPDTVIAVREGPPVVIGLGDGEFFVASDIPPILAHTRDVFFLGDREIAVLTKESVRVTDFDGNAVEPQRQRITWDPIMAEKGGFKHFMLKEIYEQPRAVRDTVQGRVSLDTGRVYLDEMDISEEEFRSISSIKIAACGTSWHAGLAGKYMLENLARVPVEVDYASEFRYRDPVLSENDLLIVISQSGETADTIAAMREARQQGCKVLAVCNVQGSMIHREADGTILTHAGPEIGVASTKAFTAQMIALYLFALYLGELRGTINEDEAKRLAQDLAELPLKIEQLLNDADSIEDLSKEFFRVQDFLYLGRGINFPVALEGALKLKEISYIHAEGYPAGEMKHGPNALIDEKLPVVVVNTRENGNAGSELRYEKTHSNIVEVKARDGIVIAVLTEGDGMSSKVADHVIEIPETSDLLGPVLSVVPLQLLAYHIAVRRGCDVDQPRNLAKSVTVE from the coding sequence ATGTGCGGAATTGTTGGATACGTTGGAAATAAGCAGGTTGTGCCGTTGATCATCGATGGCCTTCGGAAGCTCGAGTATCGTGGTTACGACTCGGCGGGCATTGCGGTCGTTGATGAGGGCGGGCATCTGGAATTGCGGCGGGCCGAAGGTAAGCTCCGCAATCTTGAAGAGGCGATCAGGCTGAGCCCGCTCGATGGCACCTATGGCATTGGCCACACGCGATGGGCGACCCACGGCCGGCCGACCGAAGAGAACGCACATCCGCACCGTGACCAATCAGGCAAGGTCGTCGTCGTCCATAATGGGATCATCGAGAATTACCTCGCACTCAAGGAACGGCTCGCGGCCGAAGGCCATGATTTCAAGACCGAGACGGACACCGAGGTCGTCGCCCATCTGATCGGGCATTACATCGATAAGGAAGGCCTGTCGCTCGAGCTTGCCGTGCGGCGTGCGGTCGCCGAACTCCGCGGGATCTTTGCTCTTTCGATCATCTCGGTCGATGAGCCGGATACCGTGATCGCGGTCCGCGAGGGGCCGCCGGTCGTCATCGGGCTCGGCGACGGCGAGTTCTTTGTCGCTTCGGACATACCGCCGATCCTTGCACATACGCGCGACGTATTCTTCCTCGGCGATCGCGAGATAGCGGTGCTGACGAAAGAGAGCGTACGCGTTACGGACTTTGACGGCAACGCGGTCGAGCCGCAGCGGCAGCGGATCACCTGGGACCCGATCATGGCGGAGAAAGGCGGCTTTAAACACTTCATGCTCAAAGAGATATACGAGCAGCCGCGAGCCGTCCGCGATACCGTTCAGGGCCGGGTCTCGCTCGATACGGGCCGTGTTTATCTCGACGAGATGGACATCTCCGAGGAGGAATTTCGCTCGATCTCGTCGATAAAGATCGCCGCCTGCGGAACGTCATGGCACGCCGGGCTCGCCGGAAAGTATATGCTCGAGAATCTCGCCCGGGTGCCGGTCGAGGTCGATTACGCCTCGGAGTTTCGCTATCGCGATCCGGTTCTGAGCGAGAACGACCTGCTGATCGTCATCTCGCAATCGGGTGAGACCGCGGACACCATCGCCGCGATGCGCGAAGCACGGCAGCAGGGCTGCAAGGTGCTCGCCGTCTGCAATGTGCAGGGTTCGATGATCCACCGCGAGGCGGACGGCACCATCCTGACCCACGCCGGTCCGGAGATCGGCGTTGCCTCGACCAAAGCTTTCACGGCGCAGATGATCGCGCTTTATCTTTTTGCTCTCTACCTCGGCGAACTTCGCGGGACGATAAATGAAGATGAGGCCAAGCGGCTGGCACAGGACCTTGCCGAGTTGCCGCTTAAGATCGAGCAGTTGCTCAATGACGCCGACTCGATCGAAGATCTTTCGAAGGAGTTTTTCCGTGTGCAAGATTTCCTGTATCTCGGCCGCGGCATCAATTTCCCGGTTGCCCTTGAGGGAGCTCTTAAGCTCAAGGAGATCAGCTACATTCACGCCGAGGGCTACCCGGCGGGTGAGATGAAGCACGGGCCGAATGCACTTATCGACGAGAAACTGCCGGTCGTCGTCGTCAACACCCGCGAAAATGGAAATGCGGGCAGCGAGCTTCGATATGAGAAAACGCACTCGAACATCGTCGAGGTGAAAGCCCGCGACGGCATTGTCATCGCCGTGCTGACCGAAGGCGACGGAATGAGCTCAAAGGTCGCCGACCACGTTATCGAAATACCCGAAACATCTGACCTCCTCGGGCCCGTGCTTTCGGTCGTCCCGCTCCAACTTCTGGCTTATCACATCGCCGTCCGCCGCGGCTGCGATGTCGATCAGCCAAGAAATCTGGCGAAGTCGGTGACGGTCGAATGA